A window from Candidatus Nitrospira neomarina encodes these proteins:
- a CDS encoding polyprenyl synthetase family protein — MHQEPALRDLESMEDVWEAFRPDLIEVESQISTHLESHAPLINTVAGHIFASGGKRIRPLLLILCARLCGFLQKDFLLLGSLVEFIHTATLLHDDVLDEADLRRGQPTARKIWGNQASILVGDYLYSQAMALIATFHNHGINEALADACRKMAEGEVLQLCANSQPHLSEAAYLKIVEYKTAALVAASCKVGAIVGGASIEEQAALYRFGYHLGMAFQLADDRLDYSADGAKLGKALGQDIRQGMITIPLLHLLQTCSPQDNQWITEKILAHAIEDEDVAKIIQLMQKQGSLSYSTARAREYVEAAALDLEPFPACMAKRSLSITACYMVNRDQ; from the coding sequence ATGCATCAGGAACCAGCCCTTAGAGACCTGGAGTCCATGGAGGATGTGTGGGAAGCCTTCCGGCCGGACCTCATTGAGGTTGAAAGCCAAATTTCCACACACCTTGAATCGCATGCCCCGCTTATCAATACTGTCGCTGGGCACATCTTTGCCAGCGGAGGAAAACGCATCCGCCCCCTGCTCCTGATTCTCTGTGCCCGACTCTGTGGATTTCTTCAAAAAGATTTTTTGTTGCTGGGCAGTCTCGTCGAATTTATCCATACGGCCACGTTATTACATGACGATGTGTTAGACGAAGCCGATCTGAGACGGGGACAACCCACTGCGAGAAAAATCTGGGGCAATCAAGCCAGTATTCTGGTGGGGGATTATTTATATTCCCAGGCCATGGCCCTGATTGCCACTTTTCACAACCATGGCATCAACGAAGCCTTAGCCGATGCCTGCCGAAAAATGGCAGAAGGGGAAGTTCTTCAACTCTGCGCCAACAGTCAACCGCACCTGTCTGAGGCCGCCTATCTTAAAATTGTCGAATATAAAACTGCTGCCCTGGTCGCTGCCTCCTGTAAGGTCGGAGCGATCGTGGGAGGTGCCTCGATAGAAGAACAAGCCGCCCTCTATCGGTTTGGTTATCATCTTGGAATGGCATTCCAATTGGCTGACGATCGCTTGGATTATTCCGCAGACGGCGCAAAGCTCGGCAAAGCCCTTGGTCAGGATATTCGCCAGGGCATGATTACCATTCCCCTACTTCATCTTCTCCAGACGTGTTCCCCTCAAGACAACCAATGGATCACCGAAAAAATCTTGGCACATGCCATTGAGGATGAGGACGTCGCGAAAATCATCCAATTAATGCAGAAACAAGGCTCTCTGTCCTACTCCACTGCCAGAGCTCGGGAATACGTAGAAGCCGCGGCCCTGGATCTTGAACCATTCCCCGCCTGCATGGCCAAACGCTCTCTCTCCATCACCGCCTGCTACATGGTCAACCGGGACCAATAG